One Melospiza melodia melodia isolate bMelMel2 chromosome 1, bMelMel2.pri, whole genome shotgun sequence genomic window carries:
- the LRATD2 gene encoding protein LRATD2 — MGNQVEKLTHLNYKEVPTADPTGMDRDEGPRIGVSYIFSNDDDELEQQQDSVHDLGGENPALQPYDPQLHEVECSVYYRDECIYQKSFSEEDTQLEEGDEGGGGHLSTYTPENLLNRCKPGDLVEFVCQAQYPHWVVYVGDFQVVHLHRLEVVNSFLTDASQGRRGRIANQLYRYKPLSPAVVVRNALEQVGCKDRDLSWRNSECFAAWCRYGKREFKIGGELRIGKQPYRLQIRLGDKRSHTLEFQSLEDLIMEKRRNDQIGRAAVIQELSSHLQAAEEEEEEDEVHHHPGAQTAVE, encoded by the coding sequence ATGGGGAACCAGGTGGAGAAGCTGACCCATCTCAACTACAAGGAAGTTCCCACGGCCGACCCGACAGGTATGGACAGAGATGAAGGGCCAAGGATCGGGGTCTCCTACATCTTTTCGAATGACGATGatgagctggagcagcagcaggattcGGTGCACGACCTGGGCGGTGAGaaccctgccctgcagccctacGATCCCCAGCTGCACGAGGTGGAGTGCTCAGTTTATTACCGGGATGAGTGTATTTACCAGAAGAGCTTTTCAGAGGAGGACACGCAGCTAGAGGAGGGTGATGAAGGAGGTGGGGGGCATCTGAGCACCTACACCCCGGAGAACCTGCTGAATAGGTGTAAGCCAGGTGACCTGGTGGAGTTTGTGTGCCAAGCCCAGTATCCTCACTGGGTGGTTTATGTGGGGGATTTTCAAGTCGTGCACCTCCATCGGCTGGAGGTGGTGAACAGCTTCCTCACCGACGCCAGCCAGGGCAGACGCGGCCGCATTGCCAACCAGCTGTACCGCTACAAACCCCTCAGCCCGGCCGTGGTGGTGCGCAATGCCCTGGAGCAGGTGGGCTGCAAGGATCGGGACTTGAGCTGGAGAAACTCGGAGTGTTTTGCTGCCTGGTGCCGATACGGCAAGCGAGAGTTTAAAATCGGCGGGGAGCTGCGCATAGGCAAGCAGCCCTACCGATTGCAGATCCGGCTGGGGGACAAGCGCAGCCACACGCTGGAGTTTCAGAGCCTGGAGGATCTGATCATGGAGAAGAGGAGAAATGACCAGATTGGTAGAGCTGCTGTGATCCAGGAGCTCTCCAGCCACCTGCaagctgcagaggaggaggaagaggaggatgaagtCCATCATCATCCAGGTGCTCAGACTGCTGTGGAGTAG